The Candidatus Methylomirabilota bacterium genome contains the following window.
GCCGATGAGGCCCGCCTTCGCGCTGGCATAGGCCTGGATGCCCGTGAGGCTGTAGGAGCGTCCCGCCCCCGATGAGATGTTCACGATGGCGCCCCGGCCCGCGCGCTTCATGATCGGCGCCGCCGCGCGCGTGAAATGGAAGGCTCCGTCGAGGTTGATGGCGAAGATGACCTGCCAGTCGTCATCGGTGACCTGCTCGATGGGCCTCATGGTCTGCCCCGCCACTCCGCCCGCGGAGTTCACGAGGGCGTCGATGCGTCCCGCCGTCGCGTCGATCCGCGCGACCAGGGCCGTCACCGCCTCCGGATCGCGCACGTCCAGCTCCGCGACGCGGCAGGTGCCCGCCGCCACCGCCTCCACGGTCCGCCGCGTCTCCTCGAGCTCGCGCGCCAGCACGTCGCACGCCCACACCGAAGCCCCTTCGCGGGCCAGCTCCACGCAGATGGCGCGGCCGATGCCGTGCGCGGCGCCGGTGACGATGGCTGCGCGCCCGTGGAGGCGCACCGCTAGACCTGGCCTCGCAGGCGCGGATCGAGGGCGTCCCGCAGCCCGTCCCCGAGGAGGTTGAATCCCAGGACGGCGAGCATGATCGCGAGGCCCGGGATGGTCGCGATGTGGGGGGCCACGAGCAGGAAGTCACGGCCGCTGGAGACCATGAGTCCCCAGGACGGCGTGGGTGGCTGCACGCCCAGGCCCAGGAAGGAGAGGGCTGCTTCGACCAGGATGGCATTGGCCATGAAGAGCGTCGAGTAAACCACCACGGTAGGCAGAATGTTCCGGAGGACGTGGCGCTTCAGAATCTCGGCGGCCGAGGCCCCGAGGGCCCGGGCCGCGCTGACGTACTCGCTCTCCCGGGCGGCCAGCACCGCTCCGCGCACGATGCGTGTCACCGTCGGCGTCCCCCAGATGCCCACGGCGATGGTGGTGTTCAGCACGCCGGGCCCCAACGCTGACACCACCGCGATGGCGAGCAGAAGGTAAGGGAAGGCCAGGAGGACTTCGATCGCGCGCATGATCAGCACGTCGATCCAGCCGCCCGCGAAGCCGGCCAGACAGCCGAGGACGAGCCCCAGACCCAGCGCGATCGCCACCGACAGCAGCCCCACCAGGAGCGCCACCCGGCTCCCGAAGAGCACCCGCGAGAGGATGTCGCGCCCGAACTCGTCGGCCCCGAGAAGAAACTTCCCGCCCGGCGGCGCGCGCTTCTCGATCAGGCTCTGCCGGGCAGGATCGGCGGGCGCCAGCCAGGGCGAGCCGGCCGCCGCCACCACGAGCAGCGCCACGACGACGAGCCCCGCCAAGGCGAGCCGATTCCGGCAAAATCGCTGCCAGGCATCCTCGGACAGCGTCGAGGGTGTGGCTCGTTCACCCATGATCGCGCTTGCGCCCACGGCCATGGCGCCTAGCCTTGCCGCGCGATGCGCGGGTCCAGCGCCCCATAGGCGAGGTCCACCGCGAGGTTGACGACCACGAAGGCGAGCGCGAAGATGAGCACCGCGCCCTGGAGCAGCACATAGTCACGCGCGAAGATGGCCTTGACCATGAGTCGCCCGAGCCCCGGCCAGGCGAAGACGGTCTCGGTCAGCACCGCGCCGCCCATGAGCTGGCCGGCCTGGAGACCCAGGAGCGTCAGGATGGGAATGGCCGCATTGCGCAGGGCATGCTTGGTCACCACGAGCCGTTCGGCCACGCCCTTGGCCCGCGCCGTGCGCACGTAGTCCTCGCGGAGGACATCGAGCACGCTCGAGCGCGTCATGCGCGCCACCATGGCCAGCGAGGGCAGGGCCAGGGTCACGGCGGGCAGCACGAGATGCGACGGCGATCCCGTTCCGCCCACGGGCAGCCAGGGCAGCCAGAGCGCGAAGACGACGATGAGCACGAGGCCGGTCCAGAACACCGGCATGGACAGCCCGAAGAGCGAGCCGAGGCGGGCGAGGGCGTCGAAGGCCGAGTTCGGCCACACTGCGGAGACCACGCCCGCGGCGATGCCGGCGGCCGCGGCGATCAC
Protein-coding sequences here:
- a CDS encoding ABC transporter permease, translating into MAVGASAIMGERATPSTLSEDAWQRFCRNRLALAGLVVVALLVVAAAGSPWLAPADPARQSLIEKRAPPGGKFLLGADEFGRDILSRVLFGSRVALLVGLLSVAIALGLGLVLGCLAGFAGGWIDVLIMRAIEVLLAFPYLLLAIAVVSALGPGVLNTTIAVGIWGTPTVTRIVRGAVLAARESEYVSAARALGASAAEILKRHVLRNILPTVVVYSTLFMANAILVEAALSFLGLGVQPPTPSWGLMVSSGRDFLLVAPHIATIPGLAIMLAVLGFNLLGDGLRDALDPRLRGQV
- a CDS encoding ABC transporter permease, producing MLTFVARRLLLAIPVLLGVVFVVMLTIELIPGDAVALMLGEHATPAAVAKLRDYLGLDKPLLIRYVGYVGRVARGDLGRSIQQNRPVIDELGDAWPATLELTAAALVIAAAAGIAAGVVSAVWPNSAFDALARLGSLFGLSMPVFWTGLVLIVVFALWLPWLPVGGTGSPSHLVLPAVTLALPSLAMVARMTRSSVLDVLREDYVRTARAKGVAERLVVTKHALRNAAIPILTLLGLQAGQLMGGAVLTETVFAWPGLGRLMVKAIFARDYVLLQGAVLIFALAFVVVNLAVDLAYGALDPRIARQG
- a CDS encoding SDR family NAD(P)-dependent oxidoreductase, which codes for MRLHGRAAIVTGAAHGIGRAICVELAREGASVWACDVLARELEETRRTVEAVAAGTCRVAELDVRDPEAVTALVARIDATAGRIDALVNSAGGVAGQTMRPIEQVTDDDWQVIFAINLDGAFHFTRAAAPIMKRAGRGAIVNISSGAGRSYSLTGIQAYASAKAGLIG